The Macaca fascicularis isolate 582-1 chromosome 14, T2T-MFA8v1.1 genome contains the following window.
TTTACAAGACTTGATGTCTGATGGGCTATAGGGGACGTGAGAGAGGGAAAAATCAAGGATGACACCCAggtttccattctttttttttttttttttttgagatggagtctcgctctgtgcccaggctagagtgcagtggccggatctcagctcactgcaagctccgcctcctgggttcacgccattctcctgcctcagcctcccgagtagctgggactacaggcacccgccacctcgcccagctcattttttttgtgtttttagtagagatggggtttcaccgtgttagccagcatggtctcgatctcctgacctcgtgatccgcccatctcggcctcccaaaatgctgggattacaggcttgagccaccgcgcccggcccaggtttCCATTCTTTAAACTAGAAACACAGAGGAGAAGTGGagtagacttaaaaaaaaaaaaatgaagccccTCTTTTATTGCCCATCTTCTTCCACCATTCTTACATGACTGCAGAGTGTCCTGCTCCAACGCAGCCCTGTgaaactttactttttttgtttcagCCTCATTGAAGTATAATTGGTATACAAAAAACtgcatataattaatatatacaatttggtGATTTTGGAACTAAGTATACACTCATGTTACTATTACCACAATCAAGGGAATAAACATGTTCGTCACTTCCAAGTTTCTGTgtatccctttattttcattttatttttatttttatttatatatttatttatttattttgagacagggtctcactctgttgcccaggctggagtgcagtggcacgatctcatctcacttcaacctctgcctcctgagaatcaagcgattctcccacctcagcttgccgagtagctggtactacaggtgcccacaaccacgcccagctgatttttgtgtttagttgagaagggatttcgccatattgaccaggccaggctggtctcgaactcctgacctcaggtgatccatccgcctaggcctttcaaagtgctgggattacaggcgtgagccaccgcacccagccttgtgttttttgttttgttttgttttttgagacagttttgctctcgttgcccgggctggagtgcaatggcgcgatctcggctcactgcaaactttgcctcccgggttcaagcgattctcctgtctcagtctcccaagtagttgcaATTACGGGCgcgcgccatcacgcctggctaattttacatttttagtagaaatggggtttctccatgttggtcaggctggtattgaacgcccaacctcaggtgatccacccacctcagcctcccaaagtgctgggattacaggcatgagccaccgcgcctggcctgtttttagttttatttacttttgttttggttttggctttCATGTATCAAGAACATTTAATGTGAGATGTACCCTCTTCACACATGTTTAAGTTCACAATGCCTTATTGTTACTGTAGGCACAATGTTATACCAGAGGAGACTTGAAAAGCTCATTTTGCTCATTATTGTAGTCCCATTAcaaagcagatgctcaataaaaatgtattgaattaaTGATCAGGTTTGGAGGGGAAATGGTGAGTTCACTTTGGGAAATGTGAACTCCCCGAAGCAGATGTCCAAGAGGTAGCAGAACGGACAATCAAGGAGACATGAGAGTCACAGGCAATTGAAATCAGGGAAGAGATGAGATCCCCAgagcaaggaaaagagaaggcTGAAAGGCAGAGGGCGAGCTGCTTGATGGTTGAAGCCAGAGGTCAGGTGGAGCCGCACTCCTCCTTGGCTTTCTAGAGTCTCTTTGCATCTGGTCCTTGGGTTCCATGAGATACCATGGTATCCTTGTGATAAAATCCTCTTTAGGCTTAATCTAGCTCAGGGTGGCTCCTGTTAATTTGCCATGGCAAGTCTCACGTGATAAACCATCCCCATTATTCACCCAGTCATCCGTGATGGTCCCCTGGGTGTCCATTCAGTCAATCATTTGTCAAACATTCACATAGTTGCCAACTAACGCTGGGTGAGATAGGGGTCCATCCTAGATTCTTCTTCCCTTCAACATCCGCACTCCCTGCCCTGGCTCAGGCTTGCCCGTGCCTCCTCACTGATCTCCCCCTCCACAGTCAGCCCCACTAACCTGCCTGCCCAGGGAGGGCGATGTTTCTAAACTGGTCATGTTCCTTATGTGCTTAAAAGCCCTCTGTGCCAAAACTGACTGGAAGAAATATCTCAAAGTATAGAGGAAAAATGCAGAGACGAAAATTATGAGGGAACAGATAAGAAcacatctcgaaaaaaaaaagcaaacaaacagacaaacaaacaaaacatcccTCCATACCCTCAAAACAGAGGCCAACATCCTTATCCTGGCCCTCTACGCCCTCTGCAGCTCGCACCTGCCACTCCTGCTTGGCTTCTGTAGTGCAGAACAAAGTCACAGGTGGGACTCCATGGTTACCCTCCCTGTGGTTCTGCACACATTGTCCCCTCTCCTTGGGACACCCTTCTTCTGGCTACCCACTCTTCAGGGCTTAACCTGGGgggtcacctcctccaggaagccctctgaCTCCTCTGGGCTCCCATATCACCCTGTGCTGTCCTCTGTCACTGTCCTTATCACACTGTGCTGCCCTTATATGTGCCTGGCTCCTCTCCTGGCCGGTgaattccttgagggcagggagcaTGTATGCCAAGACCAGGCACTGGGTAGGCCTCAGCATGTTTGCTGAGAGTCTGAGGAACTTTCTCAGCTCAGCTAACAGCGGAGACCACTGCAGAGCAGGTGGGTGGCTGGCCTTGGTGACCAGTGTCAGGGGAGATGTAGTGGGAGCCGGAGGGATGGGGTGGGCATGGGCCAAATTGCTGGGGATGCTGAGTAACTCCTTTTCTAGCCCAAGGGAGTTGCCGTTCTGTCCTCCCTCTCATCCTGCTTGGGGCCATTCTTTCATCAGTTCCTCATCCAGGCCCTTGCTGAACATACCCTCCTGGGAATGTGAACCCAAATCTCCCCACAGGAATCTCAAACTTCCCATGGACCCCAACCTTCCTAAGTATCCCAAACTTCATCAAAGTTTCCTGGAAACTTGTTCTCATGACTCCTAAAATTCCACCATTCATCTCCCAAACTTCACCTCAAAACCACTTTTCCTGCCCAACGCCCAGGAAGAGAGTGGTGCGCTCCTTACCCAGGCCTTGTCCTGCGTGGGGAAGCTGCTGCTGGTCTCCACCACGGCCACCAGGAGAGGGGAGGACAAGTTTCTTTTTGATATTGTCAATCCCCACCCCTTGCACCTCCCCCACACAGCTGCTCAGAAACACGACACTCCCCCATCTATTTCTGGATGTCTCCTCAGGGCTCAGGAACACCAGCCTCTGCTCAGTCTGACCTGCCCAGTGTTCGTcctacaaaaaaagagaatcccTGAAGCCAGATAGGAGGTGGACTGAAGCACTAGGGATCCAGGTTGGGACAACTGCCTCCTCACTGGCCATGGTCCTGTACTCTGGTCAgtcaaggaggaggaagagaggaggaagctTCAGCACCTCAGCTTCAGAGAGCATCTCCTTAGATTTTGTACCTTTCACGTGAACACTGAGACTTAGCAAGGTGCCAGGAGAGATTCAAACTAAGGAGGCTGGATTCTGGGTCCCAGTTCCAGCTCTGACTCGCCAGGTGATCTTGGAGGACTTCTTTCTGCTACACTTAGGATCCCTGCCAATgactagattttttttgttgttgtttttttgttttttgttttttattttttgagatggagtcttgctctgtcgccaggctggagtgcagtggccagatctcggctcactgcaacctctgccttccgggttcaagcaattctcctgcctcagcctcccgagtagctgggactacaggcgcccgccaccacgtccggctagttttttgtattttttagtagagatggggtttcaccgtgttagtcaggatggtctcgatctcctgacctcgtgatccgcccgtctcggaatttttgtatttttaatagagatggggtttcaccatgttggccaggatggtctcaatctcttgacctcgggatctgcccacctcagcctcccaaagttctgggattacaggtgtgagccaccgtgcctggcccccaatGGCTAGATTTGAGTCCATCTCTTGGGGCCTTATTTTGGGTTCCAGGTCCTGGGATGGGAGAAGCAATCCCCCAAAGCCAGAGAGTGGAGAGGGACAAAGCAGTGATCCCAGCAGATCTGGTCTCAGGGGCTGTCCCAGCAGGCCAAGCTGTCCCCAGGTGGTATCTTCTCTTCAAGCAACTGCAAACACTCAGCTTCCTCCAGAGAGCGGGGCAGGCAGGATATGTAGGcaacttctctttctttctctttctctctctctctctctctttctcattttgcCTTTAGCCCAGgcaacttctttctctttctttttctctctctctgtctttctttctggcatttcgcccaggctggagtgcagtggctccatctcagctcattgccatctccaccttctggttttaagcaattctcctgactcagccttctgagtagctgggattataggtacccgccaccatgcccggctaatttttgtatttttagtagagacggggtttcaacatgttggccaggctggtctcgaactcctaacctcgtgatcctcccgcctcagcctcccaaagtgctaggattacaggagtgagcaaccgcgccctgccctggagctgttTTTCTAACAAGCACTCAGAagcacctccctccccaccctcctccaAGACTGGACCCACGGTATGTCTTCCCGTTTGGTCTACAGAAAGGATTCTGGGAGACAGCAGGACTCTAGGTGGAGGAAACTTTTTATTTGACAGTCTGAGGGGATGAGGGGACAGGGATGGGGGAAATTAATGAGCCAGACCAGGCTGGAGTCCTTTGGGTAGCTCTAATCTTTCGTGCCTACCTCAGCTCCAGCAGGCAGCATTTCCAAATCCTAGCTTTCGCAACCCTCAGAAATCCTAGCTTTCAGCGACCCTCCGGCCGCTGGGGGAAGGAAGGGTGACATCCCCCCTCCTCCTGGCTCAGGCCGCTGGGAAGCTCTTCCCTGAGCTACGAATTCCTCCGCTGGCCCCTTTCCCCATGGCCTCTGACGCGGCATCCAAAACTCAGAGCCAGGTTATTTATAGATAAGCCCAGAGGAGGTGGGGGAAAGGCCAGTGTTTACAAACATGGGTCACCTGAGTCTGAGCGGCACCGAAAGCGGTCTGGGGGAGGGGCGAGCCTGGATCCTGTGGATTTGCGACCAAGGGCTCTGTCTCTGGCCCAACCCCACTGAAGGGGTATGGGGAGAGGGCCCAGAGAAGGGAGGGAGTGGGCGCTGCTCAGATGCTGGAGCACGTGGCCCAAGGTGTGGGCCAAATGCAAACTCTGCAATTCAGAGTGCTCCAGGGGCGACCTTTTGGCTGGCGGGACCTCCGCGGGGCCCCCTGGCCTGGTCGTCTGGGGGCCAGGGGCCGACCGGGTCAGGGACCGCCTGAGGGAGAGACCAAGTCTCACAAGTTCCTTCCCCCTCACAGCCAAAGAGGGTCCCGCAGAAAGACCCCGCAGTCCTGGAGAAGGGGAGTTGCCCCTCAGCCCCTGCCCCGCCGCGGCCGCTCCCGGCCCCGCGTGCGGCGCTGGGAAAGGGGTGTCGGGTTACCAGCGCGGGGGCTCTAGTTACCCTCGGGAACCTTGCTTTCAGCCGGACTCCGGGGACAGCGCAGCGCCCGCCCGAGCCCTCGGCGCTACCTCCTGCTCGCGGCCTCCGCAACCTTCAGGTGGGTCTTCTGCCCCCGGCCCTCTCCTCTCTGGCGGAGCCAAACTGCGGCCCCGCCTTTACCGTCTCAGAAAAGTCCCCGGACTGGAGACTCTGAGGAAGGGGCGTCGGGAGTCTGGAGCGGAGACTTGGAGCGGGGGGCGGACAATAAACTCCAGGCCCCGCCCACGCCCCCGGCCCCGCCCACGCCCCGCCAGGGCCCTAATCCTGGACCCCGGATCCCGCGCGCCTGGAGACAGGGTCCAGATCTCCCTCGAGCCCCTCGAAACCAGGACTCCAGCGCCACTGGTCCCGCCCTCACCCGGACTCCTGGCCCTCACGTCTCCTCCAGGGATGGCACTGGCGTCACTGATGATGGCCCtcggctgccttggcctccacaCCTGGCAGGTAACTCCAGGAACCATCTCCAGTCCCTAAGTGGGACATTGGGGGGCAGACCCTGAGGAAGTGGACTGGGGGCTGACTCCTCACAGCCCTCTCCCAGGGACTCTTCCCTAGGATTCCACTCTTAACTCTCTTCCTCTCAGGAACCTCCATCCCTGCAGGGAGCCCCAGGTTCCCATTCTGTCTCCTAGAACCCCCACCTCCATTCCTCTCTGGATGCCTCCAACATTCTCCTCCCCACCTCTCATCTCCCAGCGCAGGCACAGTCCCGCAAAGCCTCCTTGGGTTACCTGTGTGCTGCAGTCCTGGCAGCCTCTCCCAGCCAAGGCTTGTCCTCCCCACCACCCCTACCCCAAATGTGGGTACAGAGCAGGGGAGGACGCAGGCGTCTCAGAGCTGACAGTGATTTGGTGTGGTGGCTGAGCACCTACCTGCAAGGGCTTCCTGCTGGATGAGAGGGAAAGAGAGCCTGAGGAGACTGGGGCTGGGGGTCAGGTAGCTGGACACTTGCTGTGTgtagtatttgcacataacctgCCTGCTAGATCTTACAGCCAGAAAAGTGCTTGGTAGTCATCTAGTCCCACCTCCCACCGACCGCAGGAACCTTTCTAATGACAGGATGATCCCTTTTAGGTTGTACAGAAGTAATGCTCTTTATGCTGTCTTCATAATAACTGTGAGGTTGGAAGTATCCTCAAGTCCAGAAAAGTTATGACACTTGCCCAAGATCTCACAGCTAATACGTGGTAAAGTCAagatttcaggctgggtgcggtggcttatgcctgtaatcccagcactttgggaggctgaggctggtggatcacttgaggtcaggagttcgagaccagcctgacctacatggtgaaaccctgtctctactaaaaatacgaaaaattagctgggtgtggtattgcacacttgtaatcccagctactcaggaggctgagacaggagaattgcttgaacccaggaggcagggttgcagtgagccaagatcgtgccattgtactccagcctaggcaacagagtgagacttcgtctcaaaaaaacaaaaacaaaagaacaaattagccaaccatggtggcatgcacaggtaatcccagttacttgggaggctgaggtgggagaatcactccaacctgggaggcggagcttgcagtgagcagagatctcaccactgaactccagcctgggcaacagagcaagactctgtctcaaaaaaaaaaaagatttcagccCATGTCTGTCTGACTCCAGTGCCTGTGCTATTTAAGCCTCTTATTGGGTCCTTGCCAAATTGCATATACCTGATATTTGGGGATAGAAATGAGATTCTGTGTTTCTGGATGGGTTTGCCCCCAGGACCCGTGTCCAGTGCTCTGAACTTACGCTCTTTTCGGTGTGgcatctctcttccttcctccacaGGCCCAGGCTGTTCCCATCCTGCCCCTGGGACTGGCTCCAGACACCTTTGACGATGCCTATGTGGGTTGTGCagaggagatggaggagaaggCAGCCCCCCTGCTAAAGGCGGAAATGGCCCACCATGCCCTGCTTCGGGAATCCTGGGAGGCAGCCCAGGAGGCCTGGGAGGACAGGCATCGAGGGCTCACCTTACCCCCTGGCTTCAAAGCCCAGAATGGAATAGCCATTATGGTCTACACCAACTCATCTAACACCTTGTACTGGAAGTTGAATCAGGCCGTGCGGACAGGCGGAGGCTCCCGGGAGCTCTACATGAGGCACTTTCCCTTCAAGGCCCTGCATTTCTACCTGATCCGGGCCCTGCAGCTGCTTCGAGGCGGTGGGGGCTGCAGCACAGGGCCTGGGGAGGTGGTGTTCCGAGGTGTGGGCAGCCTTCGCTTTGAACCCAAAAGGCTGGGGGACTCTGTCCGCTTAGGCCAGTTTGCCTCCAGCTCCCTGGATAAGGCAGTGGCCTGCAGATTTGGTAATGCCACCCTCTTTTCTCTAACGACTTGCTTTGGGGCCCCTATCCAGGCCTTCTCTGTCTTTCCCAAGGAGCGCGAGGTGCTGATTCCCCCCCATGAAGTCTTCTTGGTCACCAGATTCTCTCAGGATGGAGCCCAGAGCCTGGTGACTCTCTGGAGCTATAATCAGACCTGCAGCCACTTTAACTGCGCCTATCTGGGTGGTGAGCTGTGCATGGAGGAAGCAGGACTGGCAGTGtgggtgaaataagccagaatgTTCCTACACAATAATCCCCAGGGCCTTCGGGAGACCCACTTGGTTAAAGGGGAATTGAGGGCTGGAAGTCAGCTGGAGTTAATGTCATCTGTGACTCGGGTTTTTTTGGGTCCTATAAGTGTTTTCCAGATTTGTGAACATTCTCAGATGATTCTATATGTCCTCAAAAGGGTCCATCTGCTACACAGTCTAATAGACCAAAAGAACCTGGTTAAGGAGATTAGCAAGCAGCAGAAAGAGCCAGGGGGACTGCTTCAGGTCTCAGGGGGCCCTGGGCTTGATGAGGCTGATAGGGCATGTATGTGCCACTCCCAAGTGCTAAGGCAGGGACAGATGGAAGAGTGACTGGGTCTTGGGTGGGAAGAGGGATGGAAACGCAATCTGGAAAACTTCCTGGAGGACCGAGGAGGAAGGGAAGTCAGAAGTTTCCCTTTAGGTGAAGGGAAAATAGATTGAGAGGGGAAAATGGCCCTGCCAAGGCCTGATGGGCCGGGCAGTTTGGGTGTGAGTCTGTCCACATGGAGGCCTCACTCTGCTGTCTGTTGCAGGGGAGAAGAGGCGGGGCTGTGTGTCTGCACCAGGTGAGTCGCTCTTCCATCCTCCCTCAGCTGCTTTGACTCCCCCTCACCCTGCTGaccccttccttttcttctccctccagcAGGGGTGCAGCCAGTCACAATCTGAGGGGGCCTCCTCTCTGCCCCCCTGGAAGACCCTGCTCTTGGCCCCTGGGGAGTTCCAGCTCTCAGGGATTGGGCCCTGAAACTCCAACATCTGCCACTTAGGAGCCCTGGGAACGGGTGACCTTCATATGAAGAAGAGGCGCCTCCAACAGCCTTGAGAAGCAAGAACGTGGTTCCAGACCCAGCCCTAGCAGCCTTCTCCCCATCCAGGatgtggggctggggaggccacGGCAGGGCTGAGGGAACTCTGCTATGTGGTGGGGACTTCCCGGGACAAGCAAGGGAAGTACTGAGGCAGCCACTTGATTGAACGGTGTTGCAGTGTGGAGACATGGAATTTTATTGAGGCAGCCACTTGATTAAAAGGTATTGCAGTGTGGAGACATGGAATTTTATGATTGGTTTATTCCATGAGACTAGACCATCTGCCCCACTCTGGCCTTGCTAGGCTGAGGGACTGACTGAGGGACTAAAAAAATAACTTcctggggccgggcgtggtggctcacacttgtaatcccagcactttgggaggccgaggcgggtggatcacgaggtcaggagattgagaccagtctggctaacacggtgaaaccctgtctctactaaaaatacaaaaaaattagctgggcgtggtggcgggcacctgtagtcccagctactccggaggctgaggcaggagaatggagtgaacccatgagacggagcttgcagtgagcggaaatctcgccactgcactccagcctgggtgacagagcaagactccgtctcaaaaataataataatagtaacttctTGGTCACTCCTAGACACAATCTCCTGTGCAGACCCGTGTCACACTCTAACTTGCAAATCCAGAAGCTAGAACAGCTAGGGGGTCCTCACGACAACCATGAAGGCAGGAAAGCAGGCAGGTGATTCCTCAGCCCCACTTGTGAGGTGAGGAGTGCAAAGACAAGGAAGGAGGCAACTGGTCAGAGGGTTCCCATTGAACCCCGACCTCTCATCTCCCcggcctcctgcctcctggtcCGGAACTATCCATGAAAGATCTGAGGAAACTCAAAGTAGGATCCTAAGCCCAAGACAGTTGGGACCACAGAGCAAGTCATTTCTCTCTGTCCTACTCCCACAAGGGTCCATTTCAGGGGAAAGAAAGGCGAGGACCTCAAAACATCAGGAGACAGAGATTCTCACACAGCCCGGAGGCCTCTCACATCCAGAACAGAAACTTTATTGAAGCAAGAAAAGCAGCGCAGGCTCCTCCCAAGGGGCCCCCCACCCTTACCCTCCTAGGCTACCACCCTCAGCAGCAGAAGAAGGGAGCCTTCCACTGTATCAGGACCTCCCTTCAGTCCCCAAATCCTCCCCCTGGGGCAGGTCCGCAGCCCCCTCTGCTTCCTGCTCCCTATGTACTAGCACATGAGCTGGGGAGCGCGGGCCGGAATCTCCAGAAGCCAGAGTCCTCGCCCCTTCACTGTCCGGAAGCCCGCTTCCTGATGATTCCTGGGTCCCCACAATCCCAGGCCCTGTCAGCTCTGGGGTCTCAGGGATGGGAGGCCCCAGGTTCTGGAAGCTGTTGTGCACTCAGGTGATGCAGTGACTGAGGATGCTGGCACTGTCAGGAGGCCGGGGTGTACCTCCCTCCGCCAGAGTTCACTGCACACAGGCTACCTCGCTTTGCAGTCGAGATACAGTCTTGGTCAGCTCTGtgagtctgttgcccaggtctGGAGGAGGTGGAGTACTGAGGGGCCTTTCAGAGGATGAGCCTGCCCTGTACCCCTTTTACCCTTTACAGAATCCCAGGGGTTGCCGTATCCAGAGTTCCTGAGGGAGAACTGGAAGAAGTGAGGAACGGGTGTGTGGGCTAGGGGTCAGGTGGGTGGGTGAAACTGGGACAGGTGAATCCGAtcgggtggggagggaggagctgaGGAGCTGGAAAGAAGGGAAGTCTGGGGGCCAGAGAAGGATGACAAGCCATGGGGAAAGCTGTTACTGGGTAGACGTTCATgcgtccccccccccccgccctcTCCCCAGTCTATGGCCAGCCAGCTCACCGCATCCTTCAGGGCCCAGTTC
Protein-coding sequences here:
- the ART5 gene encoding ecto-ADP-ribosyltransferase 5 isoform X35, whose protein sequence is MLEHVAQAGLRGQRSARPSPRRYLLLAASATFRALILDPGSRAPGDRVQISLEPLETRTPAPLVPPSPGLLALTSPPGMALASLMMALGCLGLHTWQAQAVPILPLGLAPDTFDDAYVGCAEEMEEKAAPLLKAEMAHHALLRESWEAAQEAWEDRHRGLTLPPGFKAQNGIAIMVYTNSSNTLYWKLNQAVRTGGGSRELYMRHFPFKALHFYLIRALQLLRGGGGCSTGPGEVVFRGAFSVFPKEREVLIPPHEVFLVTRFSQDGAQSLVTLWSYNQTCSHFNCAYLGGEKRRGCVSAPGALGTGDLHMKKRRLQQP
- the ART5 gene encoding ecto-ADP-ribosyltransferase 5 isoform X14 gives rise to the protein MALASLMMALGCLGLHTWQAQAVPILPLGLAPDTFDDAYVGCAEEMEEKAAPLLKAEMAHHALLRESWEAAQEAWEDRHRGLTLPPGFKAQNGIAIMVYTNSSNTLYWKLNQAVRTGGGSRELYMRHFPFKALHFYLIRALQLLRGGGGCSTGPGEVVFRGVGSLRFEPKRLGDSVRLGQFASSSLDKAVACRFGNATLFSLTTCFGAPIQAFSVFPKEREVLIPPHEVFLVTRFSQDGAQSLVTLWSYNQTCSHFNCAYLGGELCMEEAGLAVGEEAGLCVCTSRGAASHNLRGPPLCPPGRPCSWPLGSSSSQGLGPETPTSAT
- the ART5 gene encoding ecto-ADP-ribosyltransferase 5 isoform X24 — protein: MLEHVAQAGLRGQRSARPSPRRYLLLAASATFRALILDPGSRAPGDRVQISLEPLETRTPAPLVPPSPGLLALTSPPGMALASLMMALGCLGLHTWQAQAVPILPLGLAPDTFDDAYVGCAEEMEEKAAPLLKAEMAHHALLRESWEAAQEAWEDRHRGLTLPPGFKAQNGIAIMVYTNSSNTLYWKLNQAVRTGGGSRELYMRHFPFKALHFYLIRALQLLRGGGGCSTGPGEVVFRGVGSLRFEPKRLGDSVRLGQFASSSLDKAVACRFGNATLFSLTTCFGAPIQAFSVFPKEREVLIPPHEVFLVTRFSQDGAQSLVTLWSYNQTCSHFNCAYLGGEKRRGCVSAPGALGTGDLHMKKRRLQQP
- the ART5 gene encoding ecto-ADP-ribosyltransferase 5 isoform X33, which translates into the protein MLEHVAQAGLRGQRSARPSPRRYLLLAASATFRALILDPGSRAPGDRVQISLEPLETRTPAPLVPPSPGLLALTSPPGMALASLMMALGCLGLHTWQAQAVPILPLGLAPDTFDDAYVGCAEEMEEKAAPLLKAEMAHHALLRESWEAAQEAWEDRHRGLTLPPGFKAQNGIAIMVYTNSSNTLYWKLNQAVRTGGGSRELYMRHFPFKALHFYLIRALQLLRGGGGCSTGPGEEREVLIPPHEVFLVTRFSQDGAQSLVTLWSYNQTCSHFNCAYLGGELCMEEAGLAVGEEAGLCVCTSRGAASHNLRGPPLCPPGRPCSWPLGSSSSQGLGPETPTSAT
- the ART5 gene encoding ecto-ADP-ribosyltransferase 5 isoform X36, coding for MLEHVAQAGLRGQRSARPSPRRYLLLAASATFRALILDPGSRAPGDRVQISLEPLETRTPAPLVPPSPGLLALTSPPGMALASLMMALGCLGLHTWQAQAVPILPLGLAPDTFDDAYVGCAEEMEEKAAPLLKAEMAHHALLRESWEAAQEAWEDRHRGLTLPPGFKAQNGIAIMVYTNSSNTLYWKLNQAVRTGGGSRELYMRHFPFKALHFYLIRALQLLRGGGGCSTGPGEVVFRGAFSVFPKEREVLIPPHEVFLVTRFSQDGAQSLVTLWSYNQTCSHFNCAYLGGEKRRGCVSAPGVQPVTI
- the ART5 gene encoding ecto-ADP-ribosyltransferase 5 isoform X30; protein product: MALASLMMALGCLGLHTWQAQAVPILPLGLAPDTFDDAYVGCAEEMEEKAAPLLKAEMAHHALLRESWEAAQEAWEDRHRGLTLPPGFKAQNGIAIMVYTNSSNTLYWKLNQAVRTGGGSRELYMRHFPFKALHFYLIRALQLLRGGGGCSTGPGEVVFRGVGSLRFEPKRLGDSVRLGQFASSSLDKAVACRFGNATLFSLTTCFGAPIQAFSVFPKEREVLIPPHEVFLVTRFSQDGAQSLVTLWSYNQTCSHFNCAYLGGEKRRGCVSAPAGVQPVTI
- the ART5 gene encoding ecto-ADP-ribosyltransferase 5 isoform X13, which translates into the protein MLEHVAQAGLRGQRSARPSPRRYLLLAASATFRVQISLEPLETRTPAPLVPPSPGLLALTSPPGMALASLMMALGCLGLHTWQAQAVPILPLGLAPDTFDDAYVGCAEEMEEKAAPLLKAEMAHHALLRESWEAAQEAWEDRHRGLTLPPGFKAQNGIAIMVYTNSSNTLYWKLNQAVRTGGGSRELYMRHFPFKALHFYLIRALQLLRGGGGCSTGPGEVVFRGVGSLRFEPKRLGDSVRLGQFASSSLDKAVACRFGNATLFSLTTCFGAPIQAFSVFPKEREVLIPPHEVFLVTRFSQDGAQSLVTLWSYNQTCSHFNCAYLGGELCMEEAGLAVGEEAGLCVCTSRGAASHNLRGPPLCPPGRPCSWPLGSSSSQGLGPETPTSAT
- the ART5 gene encoding ecto-ADP-ribosyltransferase 5 isoform X29, which codes for MLEHVAQAGLRGQRSARPSPRRYLLLAASATFRVQISLEPLETRTPAPLVPPSPGLLALTSPPGMALASLMMALGCLGLHTWQAQAVPILPLGLAPDTFDDAYVGCAEEMEEKAAPLLKAEMAHHALLRESWEAAQEAWEDRHRGLTLPPGFKAQNGIAIMVYTNSSNTLYWKLNQAVRTGGGSRELYMRHFPFKALHFYLIRALQLLRGGGGCSTGPGEVVFRGVGSLRFEPKRLGDSVRLGQFASSSLDKAVACRFGNATLFSLTTCFGAPIQAFSVFPKEREVLIPPHEVFLVTRFSQDGAQSLVTLWSYNQTCSHFNCAYLGGEKRRGCVSAPAGVQPVTI
- the ART5 gene encoding ecto-ADP-ribosyltransferase 5 isoform X34, with product MALASLMMALGCLGLHTWQAQAVPILPLGLAPDTFDDAYVGCAEEMEEKAAPLLKAEMAHHALLRESWEAAQEAWEDRHRGLTLPPGFKAQNGIAIMVYTNSSNTLYWKLNQAVRTGGGSRELYMRHFPFKALHFYLIRALQLLRGGGGCSTGPGEVVFRGVGSLRFEPKRLGDSVRLGQFASSSLDKAVACRFGNATLFSLTTCFGAPIQAFSVFPKEREVLIPPHEVFLVTRFSQDGAQSLVTLWSYNQTCSHFNCAYLGGELCMEEAGLAVGEEAGLCVCTRGAASHNLRGPPLCPPGRPCSWPLGSSSSQGLGPETPTSAT
- the ART5 gene encoding ecto-ADP-ribosyltransferase 5 isoform X32, which produces MALASLMMALGCLGLHTWQAQAVPILPLGLAPDTFDDAYVGCAEEMEEKAAPLLKAEMAHHALLRESWEAAQEAWEDRHRGLTLPPGFKAQNGIAIMVYTNSSNTLYWKLNQAVRTGGGSRELYMRHFPFKALHFYLIRALQLLRGGGGCSTGPGEVVFRGVGSLRFEPKRLGDSVRLGQFASSSLDKAVACRFGNATLFSLTTCFGAPIQAFSVFPKEREVLIPPHEVFLVTRFSQDGAQSLVTLWSYNQTCSHFNCAYLGGEKRRGCVSAPGVQPVTI
- the ART5 gene encoding ecto-ADP-ribosyltransferase 5 isoform X39; translated protein: MLEHVAQAGLRGQRSARPSPRRYLLLAASATFRALILDPGSRAPGDRVQISLEPLETRTPAPLVPPSPGLLALTSPPGMALASLMMALGCLGLHTWQAQAVPILPLGLAPDTFDDAYVGCAEEMEEKAAPLLKAEMAHHALLRESWEAAQEAWEDRHRGLTLPPGFKAQNGIAIMVYTNSSNTLYWKLNQAVRTGGGSRELYMRHFPFKALHFYLIRALQLLRGGGGCSTGPGEEREVLIPPHEVFLVTRFSQDGAQSLVTLWSYNQTCSHFNCAYLGGEKRRGCVSAPGVQPVTI